The following DNA comes from Augochlora pura isolate Apur16 chromosome 6, APUR_v2.2.1, whole genome shotgun sequence.
AACGCTATTGCTCTCGAAGAAAACTGAGAGCCAGCTCAATAACGTTCTTATTGATCTTCTACCGGATCTTTGTATCTattgtcatttttctttttaatcgcGGACGACACTTGTCTATCGAACTTCAAGTATTGTTTCTCGATCGTTAATGGCGTCCGAAGATTTCTTCGCTTCTTTTATCGCGTTCCCGTTTCTCTGTTACGAGAACAAGTGCTAAATTCCCGTGAACTTTGCAGAGATCATACCAAACGTCAGTCACAGACGCAGGCGATCGTCCGCGTCCGAGAAAGCGAAGGAAGTCGATGCGATCAAAGAGATCGTGTTCGGTAAAAATGTCCTTATCACTGGAGGCGCCGCCGGATTGGGGCTCGCGTTTCTCAACCACTTTTTGAAGCACGGCGCGAATGTAAGTGACACTACAGTATTTCAAAGCATTGCCAACTATtcgctgaaatatttaattgttcctgTCTCCGGGCGATTTCAGAGGGTAATGATATTTGACATCGATGCTGAGGCTGGCAGGAGGATCGAAACGAGCGTCGAGAAGTCCTACGGCGAGAAGAAAGTCCATTTTATTCACGTCGACGTCTCTAATTACGGGCGTATGACTGGTAAGTCGCGCACATAATTACCGCGTCCGGTTCACGATAAGACAAAGTCGAGAAAAGTGATAACATTTGGTTACGGCTGAACGGATTCTTAAAACGTCAGAATGGTCATGTAATTGATGGTGATAACGATAATACCGAGCTTCGATATAAtgcaaacataaatattttgttaattcgaAAAAATGGATGCGAGATTGTAAGTTGTCGTcaacttcttttttttgttcttgCAACTGTTTAAATACCTCCTAGCATTAAATCCTTTATCTGCTCTCCGTTTACCTCTTAGTTTCAATTGAGCTTTATTAGTTACTAGAATGATCGTGACAGAATTCTTTAGATGCtcggaaaattcaattttcattcggtttTTTTTCCATCCAGTGatctttttgttaattaagaattaatttctgcagATGCTTTCGAAGAAACGCTGAGGCTAATGAAGGAAATCAATATCGTCGTGAACAATGCGGGTATCTTGGACGAGCGAAGATGGGAAAAGGAAATAGCGGTGAACATTGTGAGTAACAAGAGAAATTTCCTTCGtccttttattgtttattgctTTCGGCGCGACTCCACGATGAATATTTCAGGGAGGAATGATTTCCACCGCGATGCTGGCTGTGAAATATATGAGCAGAGACAGTGACGGACACGGCGGAGTGTTGGTGAACGTCAGCCAGCACATAGACATCAAGAGCACGGCGCAGCTTCCGGTTTACACGGCCACGAAGCACGCCGTCATCGGTCTCTCGCAATCCCTTATGGTAAGCcgattatttacatataacattatacaatTCCACATCCGCGATGATAATTGACGATGATACACACGGTacaaatagataataattatctacTGAGGCTACAATccttatcaatattatatgagACGTAACTAGTGATCAGCACAgagttattaatttcaaactcAACTTCTGGGATCcatcaatatttctaaattatcaaaataacgGAGTGCATTGGTCTATGTTTTCTTCTACTTCTGAACTTATTGAAAAGATAGaattaacaaaagaatatgaataaaacaattaataggAGTAAGAGAAAATTTAAGGAGTAAAACAAATCACTGGAATACTTTCTGATACTTCGAACGACAAAAATGACGATGAAGATTGCCTTAACCATACAAATCAGTGTGAAACGTTTACATCCTGAACTTAATAAAAAGACAAACATTTATACactaacatttttttttatatacgaGTTTTATCGTTGTATCGGCTTTATCCTTCATAACACTATTTCCACATGAAATACATAAAAGTTACAATGCTAGACAATCCATCTAACTTACTGAATACTTCTCGCCGGGGGGATGCAACATAAACATTGTGTTAACCCGCCTTAGtgcacaataattttcaaataaatccgGATCCGTTTCAGAACTCTTATCAGTACGAGAAGACCGGTATCCGCGTGATAACACTGTGCCCCGGGTTAACAGAGACAGCACTCACGGTGGATAGCCCGAACAAGTTACTGTCGAGAGTGATGAAGGCGGACTTCGTGAAGAATCTCGATCAGTTGTCGATACAGACGTGAGTATGATTATCTCGTACATCATTTCTGTCCTGCCACGTCTTCCTTAGCTAACCCTAACTGTTTCGCTTTTCGTTGTAGGCCGTACGTGGTGGCGCAAGGTCTGATGTCGATTCTTAGGCACGGAGAGTCCGGTAGTATATGGGTCGTGGAGAACGGTAGCAATCCATACGAGGTCTGTGTTCCGAATCCGCGCACTTTGCGCCGCACATACAAGAATAACTTTATGTTCGTTGAAACGAAGCCGCAGAGCAGAGGTCGTCCGATAAGAGAAGTCTGCGATAACACGCGAACAGGTCTGGCGAGCTGCGCTTGACGAAAAAGAGAACGGGAAGTCTTGATGAAGATCGTGTTTCCtcgaatttttgtttgaaagtTTCCTCTCGAGGTTGAAACCGGCAGTCTTTCCGAAGGACTGTCGAAAGACGACGTGAGCCGAAAGCGATCGTAACCTTCAGCTTCCGGGAGACGTTGTAGACGAACCAGATTCGATGCGTTGCTTCTCAAAAATGGCGGCAATGAGAAACAACGGCCGCATCGAGTTGCATGAACCTTCGTAACAATCAGAAATGATAACGTAAGGCAAAGTGTTAAGGTGAATCGCTTCGAGATATCCTGAGCGATTGATACAGAATCAAGTATTTATACGCATCGCACTTTGTACATAAATCatcataatttaatgtaaGATTAAGAACAATGGTGTACATTCACTGCATACAACAGCGtctcttttatttgaaacatctGCTTGTCCTGTTCTTTTTCTTAGCACTGTCaatttacaatctcttgtgctgaacaataatttctcacATCATCAAAAAAAAGAGTGAACTACGATAAATTGACAAATACTTTCAACTTGAAttcctttctccctccctctcctcttCCGGCGCTTTCTCTTGAGGTGAATCAGTGAACTTAAAAGAGTACAATAAAcgttccttttctttttattatctcaGTATTATTTCAGCATTGGGAATCACAATATCCGCtgtacaaaacaaaaatttatcatCGGAAAACCGCATACACCGTGCATTCTTTACACACGCAATGCATAAAActtaaaagttatattttcttcttttttttatcttatcCCCCATATTCctcattcttatttttacttatcaTTACACATTATTACGcgtttattcttttattttttttgtttttgtaacTTTACCTTGCAACATTTACTGATTATGGAGGTTCCTCTTCGACTTACATGTAACTAAATCTCATtgttatgtatgtatatatcagTATACGCTTGGGACTCCATGCGAGCCATAAGAAAATAACAGTCGCAAATAATATACCTATTCTgcctttcttttctttttctcgcgtCTTATACGTTTAAGGGCATTATCGtacttcttctctttttagaGTCTTACTCACACAAAACGCTGTCTGCGAACTACACGCAGCGTCCTCGTACATCAAAAAACGATTTCTTCGAGGGACCCAAAGCTACTTAACGCAGTCGAACTACAAGAAGGCatccgcgcgcgttctcgcTCACAATGTTCACTTAACACTAACATACCACCTGttcaatgtttcaaaaaaaaactaatagtCAATAAATCGATGTACGATTCAACATCGCGCGCGTGTGCCTACCCACTATATATATCAACCATACAAAATcaatctttctatttttcccgTTTGCTTGTTCGAAAATCAAACCCGCTGTGTAAAACGTACGAGTAAAGAATAATGATTCCACCTTGATCCGCGTCAtcatcttaaataaataaagttctgGCTGCTCTCGAAATAACCATAATGTATTGTCCTACTTTCTAGTCTGCGATTGAACGCATGTTCCACATGTTCCTTCTCCTCGATCCCTGCTAATTTGTATTCCACTTCGTGTCGGATATCACCGACGTGTACGCAAAACACAAAGAATTAGTCAGTTTTCTAATTAGTTCATCCGTCTACCCGCCCCTGGAAATCGTTTACCCTGAACACTCGTATCTCTCACAGTTTATTTTCGCATGCATTCGCCACGTTGtgttcaagaaaaaaaaaaaggaattccCGTTGAGATTCAATATAGCATTCTCTCATCCCGTGATCTTGTATAGTTTGCATGCCTCTCGTGTACCGAATAATAGTGCGCGGGCCCGGAACGAGCCCGTAAACTGAGGATTCCATGACAAATCGAGTTACCTCTTGTGATTATTGTTTCCGCAAACATTCTACCGTCCAGCGTGTGTTATTGTACTCGTTTACATTTATCAAGCATTCGACGATTTCTTAACTTGTAGGACATAATGGCTCTTTAATATCGAGTTtccgaaattaattacttatataacaataaggttcattatttatttgtcgaCAAATTTCAAACGCAGGACTCCGCCCCGAGCATCCGAGCTTTTTTTAATTCGCTACAGTGTTCATGCTCCTGCGCGACgatacaaaaaaaattatcctCGATAAAGTTCTCTCAgagaacttttatttttcacccTTTGTtaaccccccctccccctaccCCTCGCCATCTCCCCCACCCCTACCTACCACAATTCATGCTTCATTCTCcactttctttttatctccTCTCTATTGTTTACCGTGAATCATTGAATCCATCGTGAAAGTTGAATTCAAGTCAGTCCGTAAGGGCAGAGCACATATAGTAAAAATCTTAGTCTAGAGTGAATACTTATAGATAGTTAGTGGCCGCGTCAGCTCGTTCAAAAGGACACCACGCGACTGTTCTGCTGCGACTGAGGAGCGGATTGTTCGTTGGTCGTGCACTGGCTTTGACTGCCCGGGTTGTTCTGTTGTTGTTGGTTTGCCGGCTTACGGTTACCTCCTCTGGAGCCTCTGTAACCTCCGCGAaaaccgccgccgccaccactACCT
Coding sequences within:
- the LOC144471859 gene encoding 15-hydroxyprostaglandin dehydrogenase [NAD(+)] isoform X2, whose amino-acid sequence is MDLWETLDREMEIIPNVSHRRRRSSASEKAKEVDAIKEIVFGKNVLITGGAAGLGLAFLNHFLKHGANRVMIFDIDAEAGRRIETSVEKSYGEKKVHFIHVDVSNYGRMTDAFEETLRLMKEINIVVNNAGILDERRWEKEIAVNIGGMISTAMLAVKYMSRDSDGHGGVLVNVSQHIDIKSTAQLPVYTATKHAVIGLSQSLMNSYQYEKTGIRVITLCPGLTETALTVDSPNKLLSRVMKADFVKNLDQLSIQTPYVVAQGLMSILRHGESGSIWVVENGSNPYEVCVPNPRTLRRTYKNNFMFVETKPQSRGRPIREVCDNTRTGLASCA
- the LOC144471859 gene encoding 15-hydroxyprostaglandin dehydrogenase [NAD(+)] isoform X1, with the protein product MDLWETLDREMGTFDRTFKENEIIPNVSHRRRRSSASEKAKEVDAIKEIVFGKNVLITGGAAGLGLAFLNHFLKHGANRVMIFDIDAEAGRRIETSVEKSYGEKKVHFIHVDVSNYGRMTDAFEETLRLMKEINIVVNNAGILDERRWEKEIAVNIGGMISTAMLAVKYMSRDSDGHGGVLVNVSQHIDIKSTAQLPVYTATKHAVIGLSQSLMNSYQYEKTGIRVITLCPGLTETALTVDSPNKLLSRVMKADFVKNLDQLSIQTPYVVAQGLMSILRHGESGSIWVVENGSNPYEVCVPNPRTLRRTYKNNFMFVETKPQSRGRPIREVCDNTRTGLASCA